The following are from one region of the Stigmatella ashevillena genome:
- a CDS encoding choice-of-anchor D domain-containing protein, protein MGGRWGLWVVVLGLFSGCADRERSSIADGRLAVTPAGIDFQRVAIFDGREVDVTVRNVGRARLSVDDVWVEGPDGTYVAAFTHEGPHSLLPGSECTMKVRFAPMESGALPATLVIRSDSKVEPFLRIPLSGTGVDAMARVSPRRLDFGRIEADSSKTLSVKVENPTDMPVEVATRLLGEDKGEFVIEPVLLAPGETRELPLAFNPVLVGRKNVALAVTPCAGCADVPVLVAAESLEQAVVAEPPELDFGGVPVDKDKRLMARLHNISTEPMTVTSMGLGGKDASFTHAATGFPLVLQPGEVREWDMRYSPGHMGAADDAVHFQVVSKRHPTTSISLLGYGGAAELCISPMAHNFGQKPIGSKTSMNVNIKHCGSQNGGPLRISDLGFQPDPTGLTQFTLAPVALPYTLLPGQELNVKVFFEPSAVGPAAGALVATTNAFNAERVQIDFQGGAEPHAPCELAINPVGVDFGTVRPRKGAVLGVKVENRGADLCPVKNIRLRDDGGGVFRLPGGDLDGFVLYPGDWFSFQVAFMAPETGGTFLGSLQIEQADPVNPLVLVPLSAHSQGTCLVPDPYFVDFGLSRRDCPAAPRQVRYLNACQDPVTISNVLVGPGTTDLEFALRSAPSPMPFQLLPNEGFTVEVDYFAQVSGMNLSPLFVESSDLPHPLLVPLLGESSKRVENTDTFVQQDATKVDVLFVVDNTASMVEEQPRFVQALPAFVSTALDKQVDLHVAVTTTGITPESDACPGGAQGGEAGRFFPVDGSAPRILTHQMPDLATRLQANAQVGQCASVEQGFEAVRRALSEPLVNNADDPRTPQPNDGNAGFLRDEAALVVVFVGDEDDHSPDSVDTYVRSFQAKKGLYQPQRMSIYAIAPTGAACATAGGTGTRYEEAAQRTGGEVVSVCAPDYAPLLRNVANKAFSPQDRFPLSVLPEVGSVVVRINGSPVSSGWTYDGASNSVVFSPSPLPGAKVEISYRRACQ, encoded by the coding sequence ATGGGTGGGCGTTGGGGCCTTTGGGTGGTCGTCCTGGGGTTGTTCTCTGGGTGTGCGGACCGGGAACGATCATCGATAGCCGATGGCCGCCTGGCGGTGACGCCGGCAGGAATTGATTTTCAACGCGTGGCAATCTTCGACGGGCGCGAGGTGGACGTCACCGTGCGCAACGTGGGGCGCGCGCGTCTCTCGGTCGATGATGTGTGGGTGGAAGGGCCGGATGGGACGTACGTGGCCGCCTTCACCCACGAGGGCCCTCACAGCCTGCTGCCCGGCAGTGAGTGCACCATGAAGGTGCGCTTCGCGCCGATGGAGTCCGGGGCGCTGCCCGCCACGCTCGTCATCCGCTCGGATTCGAAGGTCGAGCCCTTCCTCCGCATTCCGCTGAGCGGCACGGGGGTGGATGCCATGGCGCGCGTGTCGCCCCGGCGGCTGGACTTTGGCCGCATCGAGGCGGACTCCTCCAAGACCTTGAGCGTGAAGGTGGAGAACCCCACGGACATGCCTGTGGAGGTGGCCACGCGGCTTCTGGGTGAGGACAAGGGGGAGTTCGTCATCGAGCCCGTGCTGCTGGCGCCTGGCGAGACGCGCGAGCTGCCGCTGGCGTTCAACCCGGTGCTGGTGGGGCGCAAGAACGTGGCGCTCGCGGTGACGCCGTGCGCCGGGTGTGCGGATGTTCCCGTGCTGGTGGCGGCCGAGTCGTTGGAGCAGGCGGTGGTGGCCGAGCCGCCCGAGCTGGACTTCGGCGGGGTGCCCGTCGACAAGGACAAGCGCCTCATGGCGCGCCTGCACAACATCAGCACCGAGCCGATGACGGTGACGAGCATGGGCCTGGGGGGCAAGGACGCCTCCTTCACGCACGCCGCCACGGGGTTTCCGCTGGTGCTCCAGCCGGGCGAGGTGCGGGAGTGGGACATGCGCTACAGCCCGGGCCACATGGGGGCGGCGGACGACGCCGTGCACTTCCAGGTGGTGAGCAAGCGCCATCCCACCACCTCCATTTCGCTGCTGGGCTACGGCGGCGCAGCGGAGCTGTGCATCTCGCCCATGGCCCATAACTTCGGCCAGAAGCCCATCGGCTCCAAGACGTCGATGAACGTCAACATCAAGCACTGCGGCTCTCAGAACGGCGGTCCGCTGCGGATCAGCGACCTGGGCTTCCAGCCGGACCCCACGGGGCTGACGCAGTTCACCCTCGCCCCGGTGGCGCTGCCGTACACGCTGCTGCCCGGCCAGGAGCTCAACGTGAAGGTGTTCTTCGAGCCCTCGGCCGTGGGCCCTGCCGCCGGGGCGCTGGTGGCGACGACGAATGCCTTCAATGCCGAGCGGGTGCAGATCGACTTCCAGGGAGGAGCCGAGCCCCACGCGCCCTGCGAGCTGGCCATCAACCCGGTGGGCGTGGACTTCGGCACGGTGCGGCCCCGGAAGGGGGCGGTGCTGGGCGTGAAGGTGGAGAACCGCGGCGCGGACCTGTGCCCGGTGAAGAACATCCGCCTGCGCGACGATGGGGGAGGGGTGTTCCGGTTGCCGGGCGGGGACCTGGATGGCTTTGTCCTGTACCCGGGCGATTGGTTCAGCTTCCAGGTGGCGTTCATGGCCCCGGAGACCGGGGGCACCTTCCTGGGCTCGCTGCAGATCGAACAGGCGGACCCGGTCAATCCGCTCGTCCTTGTTCCGCTGAGCGCCCACTCGCAGGGAACGTGCCTGGTGCCAGATCCGTACTTCGTGGACTTCGGCCTGTCGCGCAGGGACTGCCCGGCCGCGCCCCGGCAGGTGCGCTACCTCAACGCGTGCCAGGATCCGGTGACGATCTCGAATGTGCTCGTGGGGCCGGGGACCACGGACCTGGAGTTCGCGCTGCGCTCGGCGCCGTCGCCCATGCCCTTCCAGTTGCTTCCGAACGAGGGCTTCACGGTGGAGGTGGACTACTTCGCCCAGGTCAGTGGCATGAACCTGTCGCCGCTCTTCGTGGAGTCGAGCGATCTGCCCCATCCGCTGCTCGTGCCGCTGCTGGGTGAGTCCTCCAAGCGGGTGGAGAACACGGACACGTTCGTCCAGCAGGACGCCACGAAGGTGGATGTCCTGTTCGTGGTGGACAACACCGCGTCCATGGTGGAAGAGCAGCCGCGCTTCGTTCAAGCGCTGCCGGCCTTCGTGAGCACGGCGCTCGACAAGCAGGTGGACCTGCACGTGGCGGTGACCACCACGGGCATCACCCCGGAGTCGGATGCCTGCCCGGGCGGCGCCCAGGGAGGAGAGGCGGGCCGGTTCTTCCCGGTGGATGGCAGCGCTCCGCGGATCCTCACCCACCAGATGCCGGATCTGGCCACGCGGCTCCAGGCGAACGCCCAGGTGGGTCAGTGCGCCTCCGTGGAGCAGGGCTTCGAGGCCGTGCGCCGGGCCCTCTCCGAGCCGCTGGTGAACAACGCGGATGATCCGCGCACGCCCCAGCCGAACGACGGCAACGCGGGCTTCCTGCGCGATGAGGCCGCGCTGGTGGTGGTCTTCGTGGGAGACGAGGACGACCACTCGCCCGACAGCGTGGACACGTACGTGCGCTCCTTCCAGGCCAAGAAGGGCCTGTACCAGCCGCAGCGCATGTCCATCTACGCCATCGCCCCCACGGGCGCGGCCTGCGCCACCGCGGGCGGCACGGGGACTCGGTACGAGGAGGCCGCCCAGCGCACGGGCGGAGAGGTCGTCTCCGTCTGTGCCCCGGACTACGCGCCGCTCTTGCGCAACGTGGCCAACAAGGCCTTCTCTCCCCAGGACCGCTTCCCGCTGAGCGTGCTGCCAGAGGTGGGCTCGGTGGTGGTGCGCATCAACGGTTCGCCCGTGTCCAGCGGCTGGACCTACGACGGAGCCTCCAACTCCGTGGTCTTCTCGCCGAGCCCCCTGCCGGGGGCCAAGGTGGAGATCTCCTACCGGCGCGCATGCCAGTGA
- the pssA gene encoding CDP-diacylglycerol--serine O-phosphatidyltransferase produces MTTESPEKQTRRHFSMIRTFVLADFVTLGNGFSGSGAILSAMQYLATGETRWLWLAFALMPMAFVLDALDGRIARWRFRSSPLGADLDSLADVISFGMAPAALAFAVGMRGALDVAVLLYFVACGISRLARFNVTAAELSDGTGKVRYFEGTPIPTSLALVAVLAVATWQGRIGPGAQMLGGVWDLGAVSLHPLVLLYLVSGSAMISKTLRIPKF; encoded by the coding sequence ATGACGACTGAGTCTCCCGAGAAACAGACGCGCCGCCATTTCTCGATGATCCGAACCTTCGTGCTCGCGGACTTCGTCACGTTGGGCAATGGCTTTTCGGGCTCGGGGGCCATCCTCTCGGCGATGCAATACCTGGCCACGGGGGAGACGCGGTGGTTGTGGCTGGCGTTCGCGCTGATGCCGATGGCCTTCGTGCTCGATGCCCTGGATGGACGGATTGCCCGCTGGCGCTTCAGGTCGTCGCCCTTGGGGGCGGACCTGGACTCGCTGGCGGACGTCATCTCGTTCGGCATGGCCCCGGCGGCCCTGGCCTTCGCCGTGGGGATGAGGGGCGCGTTGGACGTCGCGGTGCTCCTCTACTTCGTGGCGTGTGGCATCAGCCGGCTGGCGCGATTCAACGTCACGGCGGCCGAGCTGTCCGATGGGACGGGCAAGGTGCGCTACTTCGAGGGGACGCCCATCCCGACGAGCCTGGCCCTGGTGGCGGTCCTGGCCGTGGCGACGTGGCAGGGGCGTATCGGTCCCGGCGCACAGATGCTGGGGGGCGTCTGGGACCTGGGAGCGGTGTCCCTGCATCCGCTGGTGCTGCTGTACCTGGTCAGTGGCAGCGCGATGATCAGTAAGACACTGCGCATCCCGAAGTTCTGA
- a CDS encoding two-component system sensor histidine kinase NtrB: MAGQRTSGYLLLLPFLLLVAYAFALGLYTLRYESRGRALLVEESTAKQLTLQAADLQMSLANSLKQGLLASVRSRISELGANPHLRVALFVDDQNMVLASTRLELIGKPLAEAWPVFSQPPSAERAQQARTEWVGSVDTREGGSQLVGCYPVFLDMGASPPRVGLLFLQHDLTALKMASRHETERTVVQTSVLFLMLAVAMGVMFHVILGRRLQKLADDVRNQMGGSPSAQSEHPKTDALGNLGLAIDELAAEIGRNRQRLEENEERFQTLIERSPDAIVIHREGQLVFINPAGVAMLGYERAEELQGRPMDALIPSSEEEETLTGVPADVGSASEVEWLHRSGRKVLGEVVAFPLVFDGKPAVVSIVRDVTERKAVQTRLQAADRMVSLGTLAAGVAHEINNPLSFMLSNLRFIDDELRTLMEEGQSLSSERGREVWEALQETIVGGNRVNDIVRDLKTFARGNEERHGQVNVHAVLDLCANIARSELRHRARLVKEYGEIPLVLANESRLGQVFLNLIVNAAQAIPEGSDVKTNEVRITTTQDAQGWAVVAVKDSGVGIPPENLARLFDPFFTTKPTGVGTGLGLSICQGIIVALGGRITVESEQGKGSTFRVFLPPAEGRVSNPVGEPPAASSSGASDTQREVS, encoded by the coding sequence ATGGCAGGGCAGCGCACCAGTGGGTATCTGCTCCTGCTGCCATTCCTTCTGCTGGTGGCGTACGCCTTCGCGCTGGGGCTCTACACCTTGCGGTACGAGAGCCGTGGCCGTGCCCTCCTGGTCGAGGAGAGCACGGCCAAGCAGCTCACCCTGCAGGCCGCTGATCTCCAGATGTCGCTGGCGAACAGCCTGAAGCAGGGGCTCCTCGCGTCCGTCCGGTCTCGAATCTCGGAGCTGGGAGCCAATCCCCATCTCCGGGTGGCCCTGTTCGTCGATGACCAGAACATGGTTCTGGCCTCGACCCGGTTGGAGTTGATTGGCAAGCCCCTGGCCGAGGCGTGGCCCGTGTTCTCCCAGCCCCCATCTGCGGAGCGGGCCCAGCAGGCTCGGACGGAGTGGGTGGGCAGTGTGGACACCCGCGAGGGCGGGAGCCAGTTGGTGGGCTGCTACCCCGTCTTTCTCGACATGGGCGCATCTCCCCCCCGGGTGGGCCTCCTGTTTCTTCAGCATGACCTGACCGCGCTGAAGATGGCCAGCCGCCACGAGACCGAGCGGACGGTGGTCCAGACCAGCGTCCTGTTTCTGATGCTCGCCGTGGCCATGGGGGTCATGTTTCACGTCATCCTGGGTCGGCGGCTCCAGAAGCTCGCGGACGACGTGCGCAACCAGATGGGGGGAAGCCCCTCGGCGCAGTCCGAGCACCCCAAGACGGATGCCTTGGGAAACCTGGGGCTGGCGATCGATGAGCTGGCGGCGGAGATTGGCCGCAACCGGCAGAGGCTCGAGGAGAACGAGGAGCGCTTCCAGACCCTCATCGAGCGCTCGCCGGATGCCATCGTCATCCACCGGGAGGGTCAGCTCGTCTTCATCAACCCGGCGGGGGTGGCCATGCTGGGCTATGAGCGGGCCGAAGAGCTGCAGGGCCGCCCCATGGACGCGTTGATTCCGTCCTCCGAGGAGGAGGAGACGCTGACGGGCGTTCCCGCCGACGTCGGTTCTGCCTCCGAGGTGGAGTGGCTGCATCGCTCGGGGCGCAAGGTCCTGGGAGAGGTGGTGGCCTTTCCCCTCGTGTTCGATGGAAAGCCCGCGGTGGTGTCCATCGTCCGGGACGTCACCGAGCGCAAGGCCGTGCAGACGCGGCTCCAGGCAGCTGATCGCATGGTCTCCCTGGGGACACTGGCCGCCGGGGTGGCGCATGAGATCAACAACCCCCTGTCGTTCATGTTGAGCAACCTGCGTTTCATCGACGACGAGCTGCGCACGTTGATGGAAGAGGGGCAGAGCCTGTCGAGTGAGCGCGGAAGGGAAGTGTGGGAGGCGCTTCAGGAGACGATCGTGGGGGGAAACCGGGTCAACGACATCGTCAGGGACCTGAAGACCTTTGCCCGGGGGAACGAGGAGCGGCACGGCCAGGTGAACGTGCACGCGGTGTTGGACCTGTGCGCGAACATCGCGCGCAGTGAGCTGCGCCACCGCGCCCGGCTGGTGAAGGAGTACGGGGAGATCCCGCTCGTGCTGGCCAACGAGTCCCGGTTGGGACAGGTATTCCTCAATTTGATCGTCAACGCGGCCCAGGCCATTCCCGAGGGCTCGGACGTGAAGACGAACGAGGTTCGGATCACCACCACCCAGGATGCCCAGGGGTGGGCCGTGGTGGCGGTGAAGGACTCCGGGGTGGGCATTCCTCCAGAAAACCTGGCCCGGCTGTTCGATCCGTTCTTCACCACGAAACCCACCGGCGTGGGCACGGGACTGGGCCTGTCCATCTGCCAAGGCATCATCGTGGCACTGGGGGGGCGCATCACCGTGGAGAGTGAGCAGGGCAAGGGCAGCACCTTCCGGGTCTTCTTGCCCCCCGCGGAGGGCAGGGTCTCGAACCCCGTGGGGGAGCCGCCGGCCGCCTCCTCCTCGGGCGCTTCGGACACGCAGCGAGAGGTCAGCTGA
- the eutB gene encoding ethanolamine ammonia-lyase subunit EutB → MQPQRVVSEASSPTSASADGRLEEAASGSPGSLEKGVGLLEVLPEEDVLGYLKRVSGGFELRLYQQILGAANAFKEGDASIGVAAADAQSRANARTLLARTRLADLHAHPPLEDRLHAFMLEAIDADAQALTADWTLGRLKDFLLSASEEEVKSVCAGLGSDAIACAVKLMSDEELTALGSKVFHPLPGSNLGARGYLGARIQPNSPTDHPDDIRWQVFNGWSFAVGDVVLGTNPVSSAPTSVAAVEAALHDILVTFGLEEVMPHCVLAHIDVQARVEELQPGTTGIWFQSIAGTDAANRTFDLTLEKMLEYAARRTGRFGLYFETGQGADATNGQHGGCDMVLLESRKYGFARALKRRVALAQMGAGLKGEPWVHVNDVAGFIGPEVFRTREQLVRCCLEDIVMGKLHGLMIGLDICSTLHMDVTLDDLGWCQDRIAPASPGYLMALPTRNDPMLSYLTTAFQDHVRLRERLGYRVDDRMWAFFQQLGVIDAQGRPTEHFGDPRWVYAQYRRRKGDTRAEAELLAEAERGMAEVSARSVALALGHGEHAWEMAPGLAREVRGHYEDAKTGIWTELSPRFIETIPQAVRLRTQAVDRRDYILHPVSGERLDAESVSRVEALRLRREARWDAQIVISDGLDPRSLMDEGHLGPFLEALTRELEAHNYRVAPEHLVVSCGRVRAGYQVGELLFGDEADTLPRALIHVVGERPGSGHHSFSVYLTAPSGRGWMGSPRPVDHDVTCVIAGISDTSVRPQGAALEAVRILGELCRG, encoded by the coding sequence ATGCAGCCACAGCGGGTGGTGTCCGAGGCGTCTTCTCCCACGTCAGCGTCCGCTGACGGCCGGCTGGAGGAGGCGGCAAGCGGCTCGCCCGGCAGTCTGGAGAAGGGCGTCGGTCTTCTGGAGGTCCTCCCCGAAGAGGACGTCTTGGGTTACCTGAAGCGCGTAAGCGGAGGCTTCGAGCTTCGCCTGTACCAGCAGATCCTCGGAGCGGCCAACGCCTTCAAGGAAGGGGATGCCTCCATTGGCGTGGCGGCGGCGGATGCGCAGTCCCGGGCCAATGCCCGGACCTTGCTCGCGCGGACCCGGCTGGCGGATCTCCATGCCCACCCCCCTCTGGAGGATCGGCTGCACGCCTTCATGCTGGAGGCGATCGACGCCGACGCCCAGGCCCTGACGGCGGACTGGACGCTCGGCCGGTTGAAGGACTTTCTGCTCTCGGCGAGCGAAGAAGAGGTGAAGTCCGTGTGCGCGGGGCTGGGCAGTGACGCCATCGCCTGCGCCGTGAAGCTGATGAGCGACGAGGAGCTCACCGCGCTGGGGAGCAAGGTCTTCCACCCGCTGCCGGGCAGCAACCTGGGGGCGCGAGGTTATCTCGGGGCGAGGATTCAGCCGAACTCGCCCACGGATCATCCGGATGACATCCGCTGGCAGGTGTTCAACGGCTGGTCCTTCGCGGTGGGAGATGTGGTGCTGGGCACCAACCCGGTGTCCTCGGCGCCCACGTCGGTGGCCGCGGTGGAAGCCGCGCTGCATGACATTCTCGTCACCTTCGGGCTGGAAGAGGTGATGCCTCACTGCGTGCTGGCGCACATCGATGTCCAGGCGCGCGTGGAGGAGTTGCAGCCGGGCACCACGGGCATCTGGTTCCAGTCCATCGCGGGCACCGATGCGGCCAACCGCACCTTTGATCTCACCCTGGAGAAGATGTTGGAGTACGCGGCACGGCGGACGGGCCGGTTCGGACTCTACTTCGAGACAGGGCAGGGGGCCGACGCGACCAACGGACAGCACGGTGGCTGCGACATGGTGCTGCTGGAGTCGCGCAAGTATGGCTTCGCTCGGGCGTTGAAGCGGCGGGTGGCTCTGGCGCAGATGGGGGCAGGGCTCAAGGGGGAGCCCTGGGTCCACGTCAACGATGTGGCGGGCTTCATCGGCCCCGAGGTGTTCCGCACCCGCGAGCAGCTCGTGCGCTGCTGCCTCGAAGACATCGTCATGGGCAAGCTGCATGGGCTGATGATCGGCCTGGACATCTGCTCCACGCTTCACATGGACGTGACACTGGATGATCTCGGCTGGTGCCAGGATCGGATCGCCCCTGCGAGCCCCGGCTACCTGATGGCGTTGCCCACGCGCAATGATCCGATGCTCAGCTACCTGACCACGGCCTTCCAGGATCACGTGCGCCTGCGCGAGCGGTTGGGCTACCGGGTGGATGACCGGATGTGGGCCTTCTTCCAGCAACTCGGCGTCATCGACGCGCAGGGGCGGCCCACGGAGCACTTCGGGGATCCCCGGTGGGTGTATGCGCAGTACCGCCGCCGCAAGGGAGACACACGCGCCGAGGCGGAGCTGCTGGCGGAGGCCGAGCGGGGCATGGCCGAAGTCAGTGCCCGCAGCGTCGCGCTCGCGCTGGGTCACGGAGAACATGCTTGGGAGATGGCGCCAGGGCTTGCCCGGGAGGTGCGCGGCCACTACGAGGACGCCAAGACGGGCATCTGGACGGAGCTGTCCCCCCGGTTCATCGAAACGATTCCGCAGGCGGTGCGGCTTCGCACCCAGGCGGTGGATCGCCGCGACTACATCCTTCACCCCGTCTCCGGAGAGCGGCTGGATGCCGAATCGGTGAGCAGGGTGGAGGCCTTGCGCTTGCGCCGGGAGGCACGCTGGGACGCCCAGATCGTCATCTCGGACGGCTTGGACCCCCGGTCGCTCATGGATGAAGGCCACCTGGGCCCCTTTCTGGAGGCCCTGACGCGGGAACTGGAGGCGCACAACTACCGCGTGGCCCCCGAACACCTGGTGGTGTCCTGCGGACGCGTGCGCGCGGGCTACCAGGTGGGGGAGCTGCTGTTCGGGGACGAGGCGGACACGTTGCCCCGGGCCCTCATCCATGTGGTGGGCGAGCGCCCTGGCTCCGGCCACCATAGCTTCTCCGTGTACCTCACCGCCCCCTCGGGGCGGGGCTGGATGGGGTCGCCCCGGCCGGTGGACCACGACGTCACCTGTGTCATCGCGGGCATCTCGGACACGAGCGTACGGCCCCAGGGCGCCGCGCTGGAGGCCGTCCGCATCCTCGGAGAGCTTTGCCGGGGCTGA
- a CDS encoding serine/threonine protein kinase produces the protein MYAVRPDALIPGTLVGNWRVLQSLGHGGHGAVYRVEDIRQPREHLALRISLRAAEGRFDQWTAQLKRSHPNVVPLHACGRWPRPRSGFFYFVRDYVKGQGLPSWMETVNPTFLQVAAILNRLALAIDDMHLRDVWHRDIRPDNIRVRDGDGEPVLLDLRTGGNEEVDTLTRMPLPTEMLLFRSPEALRFLRMNWGRRGVRYHFRPSDDLYALGATAYWMVTGHMPFSPTLAPELLHGALETQMPVSPCEVNERVPRALSALILRLLDKDPDHRPRSGEALNAEMVAAASAGARSIWASRVFDWYRDEGGRERSPLRILRLAAPWASGTGCPRLPRVVHFNPPYDKALLPFEPPPWCPNPLPARKSPEEPMGPWSRMM, from the coding sequence ATGTACGCAGTTCGTCCAGATGCATTGATTCCAGGGACCCTGGTGGGTAACTGGCGCGTCCTGCAGAGCTTGGGGCACGGCGGACATGGTGCCGTCTACCGGGTCGAGGATATCCGCCAGCCCAGAGAGCACCTGGCGCTGAGGATCTCCCTGCGCGCGGCGGAGGGCCGGTTTGATCAATGGACGGCTCAGCTCAAGCGGTCCCATCCCAACGTGGTGCCGCTGCACGCGTGTGGGCGCTGGCCCCGGCCCCGGAGTGGCTTCTTCTACTTCGTCCGGGACTATGTGAAGGGGCAGGGGCTGCCGAGCTGGATGGAGACCGTCAACCCCACCTTCCTCCAGGTGGCCGCCATCCTCAACCGGTTGGCGTTGGCCATTGATGACATGCACCTGCGGGATGTCTGGCATCGGGACATCCGCCCGGACAACATCCGGGTGCGCGACGGAGATGGGGAGCCGGTGCTGCTGGACCTGAGGACAGGCGGCAACGAGGAAGTCGACACCCTCACCCGGATGCCCCTGCCCACGGAGATGCTCCTGTTTCGCAGCCCCGAGGCGCTGCGCTTCCTGCGGATGAACTGGGGGCGCAGGGGCGTGCGCTATCACTTCCGCCCTTCGGATGATCTGTATGCCCTGGGCGCGACGGCGTACTGGATGGTGACGGGGCACATGCCCTTCTCGCCGACGCTCGCCCCCGAGCTGCTCCATGGCGCGCTCGAAACGCAGATGCCGGTGTCGCCCTGTGAGGTGAACGAGCGCGTCCCGCGGGCGTTGAGCGCGCTGATCCTGCGGCTGCTGGACAAGGATCCTGACCACAGGCCTCGCAGCGGAGAGGCGCTGAACGCGGAGATGGTGGCGGCCGCGTCCGCGGGAGCCCGGTCCATCTGGGCCTCGCGTGTCTTCGATTGGTACCGGGATGAGGGAGGGCGGGAGCGTTCGCCCCTGCGAATCCTCCGGCTCGCGGCGCCCTGGGCGAGCGGTACCGGGTGTCCGCGCCTGCCACGGGTGGTGCACTTCAACCCCCCGTACGACAAGGCGCTGCTGCCCTTCGAGCCCCCGCCCTGGTGCCCCAATCCGTTGCCGGCCCGGAAGTCCCCCGAAGAGCCGATGGGTCCCTGGTCCCGGATGATGTGA
- a CDS encoding ribose-phosphate diphosphokinase, with protein sequence MRVVLMSGSSHPALGEAIAEALGVEPGRCVIDRFPDGEHHVEVVEEVRGCDVYLLQPLGPPVDPHLMELLLLVDACRRRGAARVTAVVPYLAYARQDRRESRGEPLGARLLADLIRAAGVDRLVAVDLHSPAVEGCFSLPVEHLSAMPLLAERLRQTVTPDSVIVSPDLGAMKRAERYAALLKLPLAVVHKRRMSGSQVQAHNITGDVKGCAPILVDDMISTAGTIEAAVHALLEAGCEPQVTVVATHSLLVGSSLDRLQRLPLRRLVTTDSVPRSEPLPIPLEVVSVAPLLARSIEMLRVGLPGH encoded by the coding sequence ATGCGCGTCGTCTTGATGTCCGGCTCGTCCCACCCCGCGCTGGGGGAGGCCATCGCGGAGGCGCTCGGGGTGGAGCCTGGGCGCTGCGTCATCGATCGCTTTCCGGATGGAGAGCACCACGTCGAGGTCGTCGAGGAAGTGCGGGGCTGTGATGTCTACCTGCTCCAGCCGCTGGGGCCTCCGGTGGATCCTCACCTGATGGAATTGCTGCTGTTGGTGGACGCCTGTCGCCGCCGAGGGGCCGCGCGGGTGACGGCCGTCGTGCCCTATCTGGCCTATGCCCGGCAAGATCGCCGGGAGAGCCGGGGAGAGCCCCTGGGCGCACGGTTGCTGGCCGACCTCATCCGGGCCGCGGGAGTGGACCGGCTCGTGGCGGTGGATCTGCACAGCCCCGCGGTGGAGGGCTGCTTCAGCCTTCCCGTCGAGCACCTGAGCGCCATGCCGTTGCTGGCCGAGCGTCTGCGCCAGACCGTCACTCCGGATTCGGTCATCGTCTCGCCCGATTTGGGGGCCATGAAGCGCGCGGAGCGGTATGCCGCGCTCCTGAAGCTCCCCCTGGCCGTGGTGCACAAGCGGCGCATGAGCGGCTCTCAGGTTCAGGCCCACAACATCACCGGCGACGTGAAGGGCTGTGCGCCCATCCTCGTGGACGACATGATCTCCACCGCGGGCACCATCGAGGCCGCGGTGCATGCGCTTCTGGAGGCGGGGTGTGAGCCGCAAGTCACCGTGGTGGCGACGCACTCGCTGCTGGTGGGCTCGTCGCTCGATCGGCTTCAGCGCCTGCCCTTGCGTCGGCTGGTGACGACCGACAGCGTTCCGAGGTCCGAACCGCTTCCCATTCCGCTGGAGGTGGTCTCGGTGGCCCCGCTGCTGGCTCGCTCCATCGAAATGTTGAGAGTCGGCCTTCCCGGGCATTAA
- the deoD gene encoding purine-nucleoside phosphorylase — protein MPTPHISSVPGDFAEVVLMPGDPLRARYIAERFLTQAKQVTSVRNMYGYTGTFQGRKLSVLGHGMGIPSLSIYATELIKEYGARVLIRVGSCGAIRKDVPVRSVIIAQGAGTDSKVNRMRLLDHDFPAVADFGLVRRAVEAAERRSRVARVGSVFSTDLFYHPQGPLLDVLERMGLLAIEMEVAGLYGVAAEYGARALGLLTVSDQLRTGEVLSSEERQTSFDEMIELALDVAVAESPPAA, from the coding sequence ATGCCAACCCCCCACATCTCCTCTGTGCCGGGAGACTTCGCCGAGGTGGTGTTGATGCCCGGAGATCCGCTCCGGGCACGCTACATCGCCGAGCGGTTTCTCACGCAGGCCAAGCAAGTCACCTCGGTCCGCAACATGTACGGCTACACGGGCACCTTCCAGGGGCGGAAGCTGTCCGTGCTGGGCCACGGCATGGGGATTCCCTCCCTGTCCATCTACGCCACCGAGCTCATCAAGGAGTATGGCGCCCGCGTGCTCATCCGGGTGGGCAGCTGCGGTGCCATCCGGAAGGATGTGCCGGTGCGGAGCGTCATCATCGCCCAGGGAGCAGGGACCGACTCGAAGGTCAACCGCATGCGGCTGCTGGATCATGACTTCCCGGCGGTGGCGGACTTTGGCCTGGTGCGCAGGGCGGTGGAGGCGGCCGAGCGGCGCTCCCGGGTGGCGCGCGTGGGCTCCGTCTTCTCGACGGATCTGTTCTACCACCCGCAGGGCCCCTTGCTTGATGTGCTGGAGCGGATGGGACTGCTGGCCATCGAGATGGAGGTTGCTGGCCTGTACGGCGTGGCCGCGGAGTATGGTGCCCGGGCGCTCGGGCTGCTCACCGTGTCGGATCAACTCCGCACGGGCGAGGTGCTCTCGTCCGAGGAGCGACAGACTTCATTCGATGAGATGATCGAATTGGCCCTGGATGTCGCCGTCGCGGAGAGCCCTCCTGCCGCGTGA